In Porites lutea chromosome 9, jaPorLute2.1, whole genome shotgun sequence, a single window of DNA contains:
- the LOC140948700 gene encoding uncharacterized protein yields MSLRCKKHAKGFTQAGALRGHQRVYTTEKSYECKQCGKCFSQAGHLRIHARLHTGEKPYECKQCGKCFSQTGHLRIHARLHTGEKPYECKRCGKCFRHAGALRRHERVHTGEKPYECTQCGKCFSQAHTLKTHKRVHTGEKPYECKKCGKCFAQTGNLRYHERVHTGEKPYGCKQCGKCFSLAGSLMVHERIHTGKKPHECKTCGKCFSIAKDLRVHERVHTGEKPYECQECAKCFSTTVGLRSHEKLHTGERPYECKHCGKCFSQSSSLRVHERVHTGEKPYECKHCGKCYRRKEHLRIHERIHTGEKPYECKQCGKCFSQKGNLRKHEELHTKAKSHNRHSKECPSKSSRCKRKQAGRERLDIRTNNSLTQSETGYSGMVVPQSAITGKHSCWICQEEMGSEDLLHRHYENHMRCVHEDGL; encoded by the coding sequence ATGTCCTTAAGGTGCAAGAAGCATGCGAAGGGCTTTACACAAGCAGGGGCACTTAGGGGTCATCAAAGAGTTTACACTACAGAGAAatcttatgaatgtaaacagtgtggaaagTGTTTCAGCCaagcaggacacctaaggaTTCATGCAAGACTTCACACTGGAgagaagccttatgaatgtaaacagtgtggcaagtgtttcagCCAAACAGGACACCTAAGGATTCATGCAAGACTTCACACTGGGGAGAAGCCTTATGAATGCAAACgatgtggcaagtgttttcgCCATGCAGGAGCCttaaggagacatgaaagagttcacactggagagaagccttatgaatgtacacaatgtggcaagtgttttagccaagcgcACACCTTGAAGACTCATAAAAGAGTTCATACAGGGgagaagccttatgaatgtaaaaagtgtggaAAGTGTTTTGCCCAAACAGGAAACCTAAGGtatcatgaaagagttcacactggagaGAAGCCTTATGgatgtaaacaatgtggcaagtgttttagcctaGCAGGATCCCTAATGGTtcatgaaagaattcacactggGAAGAAGCCTCATGAATGTAAAACCTGTGGTAAGTGTTTTAGCATAGCAAAAGACCTAAGAGTCCATGAGAGAGTTCACACTGGAgagaagccttatgaatgtcAAGAGTGTGCTAAGTGTTTTAGCACCACAGTAGGTCTTAGGAGTCATGAAAAATTACACACTGGGGAGAgaccttatgaatgtaaacattgtggcaagtgtttcagTCAGTCAAGTTCCCTAAGGGTTCATGAAAGAGTGCACACGGGAGAGAAGCCATATGAGTGTAAACACTGTGGCAAGTGTTATAGGCGAAAAGAacacctaaggattcatgaaagaattcacactggagaaaagccatatgaatgtaaacagtgtggcaagtgttttagtcaaaAAGGAAATCTTAGGAAACATGAAGAACTCCACACGAAAGCAAAGTCTCATAATCGTCACAGCAAGGAGTGTCCTTCTAAAAGTTCTCGTTGTAAGCGTAAGCAAGCAGGAAGAGAAAGACTTGATATTAGGACAAACAACTCACTGACCCAGAGCGAGACTGGATACAGTGGTATGGTAGTCCCTCAATCAGCCATAACTGGGAAACACAGCTGCTGGATTTGTCAAGAAGAGATGGGAAGTGAGGATCTTCTTCATCGGCACTATGAAAATCATATGAGATGTGTACATGAAGATGGCTTGTAA